From uncultured Pseudodesulfovibrio sp.:
AATACATCAGATACACAGCTTCGGAAATATTTTGCTCGGACAAGTCTTCAATGCGTATCCGCTTTTTCTCTTCCAACGAATACAGAGCCAGTTCAAGTTTCTCAATATCAGAAGTATCGAGCATTCGGGCTACATCTTCGAGCAACTTGGGCTTGGGCAAAAACAAATGCCCACCCCGCTCGCAACTGGTAAGCATCGTGTAGGCGAGAGCCGCCTCCAACCGCTGCGCGCAGTCATGATCGAACCCAAGCTTCATGGCCATCTGGTCCGCTGTACGGAAGCCGACTCCCCGAATTTCATAGGCTAGATCATACGGATTTTCTCGCAACTTGCGCTCGGCCTGTGCGCCATAAAGATGAAAAATCTTCCCGGCAAATGTCGTGGGGACATTATGCGTCTGCAAAAATACAAGCAGGTTCTTAATTTCCCGCTGTTTTCCCCAAGATTCAATGATATCAACGAGTTTTTTCTTCGAAATTCCACGCACTTTGAGAAGCTTTTCCGGGTCGTCATCCAGAATATCCAACACCTCAATGCCGAATTCTTCCACTAATCTCGTGGCGGTTTTTTCACCAACACCTTTGATGGAAGATTGCAAAAAACGAATAACTCCGTTCTCTGTCGCCGGACGAGTCTGTTCAAATGTCGAGACCTCGAATTGACGACCAAATTTCGGATGCATAAGCCATTTGCCGTGCAAATCCAAAGACGCACCGGCAGCCAGTTCGCCCAAAGTACCGACGATGGTCGTCTGACCGGGTTCATCTTTCACACGGACACGGGCAATCGTGTACCCATTTTCCTTGTTATGATAAATGACTGTCTGAACTTCCGCGCCAGACAAGTAGGAAAGTTGATCGTCGCTCATGGACACTCTTTTCGGCTAAATTTTTTGCCGGTGAACGAGAGACTGTTTGAGAGTCTCTTTGTCCATGAATTTGACTTCCGCGCCAATGGGTATGCCCTGCGCCAAGCGGCTCACAGACACCTCAGGGAATTCGGACTCCACCAGATTTTTCACATAGGATGCGGTCGCTTCAGCGTCCAGCGTGGCGCCAAGGGCAAGAATCAATTCGGAGATTTCACCTGTCGCCAACCGACGACGAAGCCTATCCACCTCAAGATGCCCCGGTTCAACCCCATCCAACGGCGACAACAAGCCGCCGAGGACAAGATATTTCCCGCGATAAACACCCATTTCTTCCATGGCGAGAAGCGCATCCCATTCCGGCACGAGACACAGTTGAACCGATTCTCGGGATGGATCCGCACAGATAGAACAGGGGCTGGATTCCGCCAAGCAGGCGCAATCGTCACAAAGACAGAGTCGTTCACGAAGCTCGACAATAGACTGCCCTACTCCCCGAGCCTTTTCCCTTGGCATCTTAAGTAATGTCAACGCAATACGTAAAGCCGACTTAGGGCCAATACCAGGCAGGCTGGAGAGTTGATCGACCACTTCCTTGAGTGGCCCAGGAAGATTCTGCAAATCAGTTCCTAAAACATACCGGGGATATTCATACCGCCGGTTATGCCCTTCATTTCTTCTTCCATCATTTCCTTGGACTTCTTGATCGCTTCATTGGCAGCGGTCATGACGAGATCCTGCAGCATTTCGACATCTCCAGCTTCCATGACGGAATCTTCGATCAGTACTTCGACAACTTCCTGTGCACCGGAGACCTTGACCTTGACCATGCCTCCACCGCTGGATGCTTCAACAATCTTGCTCTTCAGGCCTTCCTGAGTCTCAGACATCTTGCGCTGCATGATCTGGGCCTGACGGATCATTTCATTCATACCTTTCATTATATACTCCTCAATCGTATTCGTTTATTGTTTACGGGCATTTACCGAAATAATCTGAGCGCCGAACGTTTCAATAATCTTGTTGACGGCCGGATTATTTTCGGCATCCTCCATGAGTTGTTTGTCCGATTTGGGCACGACAATATTGCCTGTTTCAACTCGAACCTCAACCCCTGGATCAAAATATTCTTTCGTTAACAATTCAAGCGCATTAAACGTATTCTTTTCCGTCAACTGCCCACACAGTGTTTTGGATCTACACGTCACGACCAGCTCGTTGTTCGCAAGCTCTCCCTTTGTCAGATGCAACATGCTTACCTTAACACCGGCTTGTCCATTTCGTTCTTCCACAAACGCCAAAAAGCCTTTCCAACTTTTGGGACCGGATAACGAAGCTGAAACCGACACCGACGGTGTTAC
This genomic window contains:
- the recR gene encoding recombination mediator RecR; protein product: MQNLPGPLKEVVDQLSSLPGIGPKSALRIALTLLKMPREKARGVGQSIVELRERLCLCDDCACLAESSPCSICADPSRESVQLCLVPEWDALLAMEEMGVYRGKYLVLGGLLSPLDGVEPGHLEVDRLRRRLATGEISELILALGATLDAEATASYVKNLVESEFPEVSVSRLAQGIPIGAEVKFMDKETLKQSLVHRQKI
- a CDS encoding YbaB/EbfC family nucleoid-associated protein gives rise to the protein MKGMNEMIRQAQIMQRKMSETQEGLKSKIVEASSGGGMVKVKVSGAQEVVEVLIEDSVMEAGDVEMLQDLVMTAANEAIKKSKEMMEEEMKGITGGMNIPGMF